The Syntrophobotulus glycolicus DSM 8271 DNA window GACCTATATTGTCGCTGTTTTATTTAAACCGCGACAGGACAGGGGCAAACATCGTTGTTCAGGCCCATGCCAGGGTAGTGTCTATTTTTTATGACAGCTGATAATCCACGCTACATCGCGCTTATCCACTGCTTTTCATAAAAAGAATTCATTTTATCTATGGCAATAATCTTTTGTTCCATCAGGGAATGGGCATAGGTATTCAGCGTGACAGTCACACTGGAATGTCCCAATAACTCGCTGAGCGTTTTAATGTCCACACTCATTTCCAGAGCCCTGGTTGCAAAAGTATGTCGTATGGCATGGAATTTCCGGGGCGTAATCTTCGCTTTATCCAACAGCCTTTTATAGACCCTCTGATAAGTTCTTGGGTCTGTAGGGCCTTTTTTATTGGAAAAAATATAGGAATCCTCTTTCGATTGAGAGCTTTCTAAAGATCGCATCTTTTGAATCAAAAAATTGGGTATGGGGATTTTACGCATAGAACTGCGGCTTTTCGGAGTAGTAATTGAAAGTTGAGTTTTTCCGTGTTGGGTATTCTTTTTTTTGATTCGGGACACGGTTCCATTAATGAGAAGAGTTTTGGCATCCAGATCAACATCCTTCCAGCTTAAAGCGCATAGTTCACCCAGCCGGATCCCGGTGTAAAAACACAATAAAATGCCCACAGACCTGATATCATTGTCCCTCATGATTTCAGCTTCAATCAAACGTTGTTCTTTCATGGAAAAAACTGCTACCGGCACGCTTTTGGACTTGGGCAGATGAAAAGCCTCCATGATGGATCTGTAATTTTCAGCATTCTTGAAAATTTTTTTCAGGGCAGTTTTAAAAATCGACAGCACTTTTCTTTTATAGGTCTCCGACAAATGCTGATTGCGGCTGATATAGCTGATAAAATATTTGATATGCCCTTCAGAAATCGCTCCTCCTCCAATCTCCAGCGAATCAAAAAACGGAATGACATAGGTTGCCATGCAATAATAATAGCTGTCGTATGTTGTGGGCTTAACACGTTCGCGAACATCATCATTGAGCCATTTTTTCAATAGACAGGATAAAGGATGACGACTATTCGGGGACGTTTCAGGGAGACTCAGAAAAGCTTTCATTAGCTTCTCCTTTTTATTTTGCACTTCATCGTAACTTTGTCCGTATAAATACCGATGTTTGCCGTCCGGCTTCAATACACGGCAGACCCAGCGGCCATCCTTACGTTCATAAATGTTTTCTCCGAATTTACTCACTTTATTTTGCACCTCAGCTATTTAATTTAGGATAGTTCGTGGGCCAGAATACAAGATCCGACAAAAATTATCATAAATAATAGTTTAACTTGCAATCTATACCATTTTTTCTTATAATATAAAAAAAGCTGTCGCGGTTTAAATAAAACCGCGACAGCTTTCGACATCGAGAAGAGAAATAAAACAACAACCGGAATGAACAGGTTGTTGTTTTATTTCTCTTCTTTTATTTCCGTCAATACTCTGCGGGAGAGATCAACGGATGCTGCTGTCAGAATTCGTTTGAAATGAAGTGAAGCAGGGCTTGGCCCTATTCGACGACACGCATAGCCCTCATGGCATTGAGAATGGCAATGATCGCCACACCCACATCCCCGAATACGGCTTCCCACATGGTGGCAATTCCTAAAGCGCCCAGGACAAGGATGACGGCCTTTACTCCCAAGGCAAAAAGAATATTCTGCCACACTATGCCGCGGGTTTTGTGCGCAATCCGGATTGCGGAAACAAGCTTTGAGGGTTCATCCGTCATCAGCACGACATCGGCTGCCTCAATGGCCGCATCGGAGCCGAGCCCTCCCATCGCGATGCCGATATCTGAACGGGCAAGCACGGGGGCATCGTTGACGCCGTCGCCGACGAAGACCAGTTTCCCCTTGGCTGGTTTCTCCTTTTCCAGGTTTTCCAGCTGTTCAACCTTTTGATGGGGCAGAAGGTCGGCGTAAACCGCGTCAAGTCCGATTTCACCGGCGATTTTCTCGCCGACGGTTTTGCTGTCCCCTGTCAGCATGACAAGGCTTCTCACTCCGATGGAGCGCAAATCCTTGATTGCCTGCTTACTGTCCGGTTTAATTTCGTCAGAGATGACAATGGTTCCGGCAAAGACTCCGTCAACGGCAAGATAGACAACGGTGCCCGAGGTGTCCTCCTTTTGACAGGGAATATTCTCGGCATCCAGAAGTTTGCTGTTTCCGGCCAGTACCGTCTTTCCGTCCACCTTGACCCGGATACCGAGCCCGGATAGTTCCTCATGCTCCGAGAGCTTCCGGGTGTCAATTTCCTGACCGTAAGCCTTTTGAATGGAAAGGGCAATGGGGTGGTTGGAATAACCTTCGGCGTGGGCGGCATAGAAGAGCAGATCATCCTGTGACCAGCCGCCTGCGGCTGTAATTTGGGCAACGTTAAACACGCCTTTTGTCAAAGTGCCTGTTTTATCAAAGACAACCGTATCCACATTATTCAGGGCCTCCAGATAATTGCTTCCCTTAATCAAAATGCCGTTTTTCGAGGCGCCGCCGATGCCGCCGAAAAAGCTGAGAGGAATCGAAATGACCAAGGCGCAGGGACAAGATACAACTAAAAAGACCAGGGCGCGGTTAATCCAATCCGCGAATGTTGCTTCGGCAATAAGCAAAGGCGGAATTACGGCCAGGGCGAGAGCGGCAAAGACCACAAAGGGGGTATAGTATCTGGCGAATTTTGTGATAAAGTTCTCCGTAGGAGCCTTCTTGCTGCTGGCATTTTGCACCAGATCCAAAATTTTAGAAATGGTGGATTCGCCAAATTCCTTGGATACCTCAATCGTCAGCAAGCCATTTTTGTTGATTGAGCCGGACAGAACCTCGCTTCCGGGTTCCACATCTCTGGGGAGGGATTCCCCGGTCAGGGCCGAAAGATCCAAAGCCGATCTGCCGTCCAGGACTCTGCCGTCAAGAGGAACCTTTTCTCCGGGCTTGACAATAATGACATCTCCGATCCCGACTTCTTCCGGTGTGACCTTACGCAATTCATTACCGATTTGCAGATTGGCAAAATCCGGGCGGATGTCCATAAGGGAAGAAATCGACTTGCGGGAGCGGTTGACGGCAAGCTGCTGAAAAGCCTCGCCAATCTGATAAAAGAGCATGACGGCAACACCTTCGGGATATTCGCCGATGGCAAAGGCGCCTATCGTAGCCACGCTCATCAGGAAGTTTTCATCAAAAACCTGACCCTTGGAAATGTTTTTCAATGCCCTGTATATGACTTCGCCGCCGATCAGGAGATAACTGAGAAAAAATAAAATGAATTCTGCCGGCGTCCCGAAATCGAACAGCATACCGGCGGCAAAGATTGCCGCACCGGTGCCCAGCCCAATACGGTAGGCCCATTTCTTCCAGAAGCGGGATGCTTCCTGGTCATTTTTTTTATTCGTATAGGAAATTTGGATGTCCGGTTCGATCTCCAGGGCGATTTGAGAGGCCTGCCGGATGATACCGGGTAAATCCTTTTGATTCAAAGCTTCGATGGTGAGCTTTTGAGAAACAAAATCAAGGACTGCCGTTTTTACTCCGTCTATCAGGTTAACCTGCTTCTCAATCTTCTGTGCACAGTCGGCACAGCACAGACCAAACAGATAGATTACCTTTTTGCCCGGCTGTAAAGTCTCCTTTTCATTCATCATGATATCAGGATCGTGCAGTTTTACGATGGAGTCCGCTTGGGCCACAAGGCTGTTGACCTTTTCCCCGTCCGCAATTTCCATCGTGAAGGTTTTGGAGACAAAATCGACGGTAGCGGAGGAGACTCCTTCCAGATTGCCGACTTCTTGCTCAATCTTTGCGGCGCAATTTCCGCAGCAAAGCCCTTCTAAAATAAATTCTTTTCTGATTATTGCTGTATCCATGTGGAAATACCGCCTTTCTGTTTCTCTTTTTAAAGGATTGGCTGCCGGAAGTCAGTTGAACGGTTGTCTTGTTATTCAACTGATGGAATAAAAAAAATCCTTTGTTAACACAATGTTCTAAAGGACTGCCGGTCAGTCTTCTAAAACATGAATCAGACCCTGATCAAAAATATTTTTCACATGCTCATCGGCCAAAGAGTAGTAAACAACTTTCCCGTCCTTACGATTTTTCACAAGCTTGGACTGTCTCAGCACTCTGAGCTGGTGGGAGATGGACGACTTGGTCATCCCCAGAAGTACAGCGATGTCGCAGACACACATTTCAGCGCGAAACAAAGCACAAAGAATCTTCACCCGTGTGGAATCGCCGAATACTTTAAACAAATCTGCCAGGTCGATCAGATTGTTTTCGTCAGGCATATGCTCCCGAACCTCACTGACGACAGCCTGATGAATGGTATTGCAGTCACAGCGATCCATACGGTCCATATCTGTAGTATATGCACACATGATTTCCTCCGCTCTCGATGGTTGAGTAATTGTTCAACTATTATTATAGGCAATATTTTATCATTGTCAAGATCAGCTGCCTTAGCCAATTGCTTAGTCAGAAAACAATTGGCTAAGGCAGAAAAATACAAAAGGAATGAAGAATCAATGCCTTGTCCCACATTTCGATTTATGTAGCACTTGTGGCCAATCTATTGATTTTTTTTCATACGGAAGATACGATGAACCCATAAAGTTAGACATATCTAACTAAAAGGGGGATGTTTATGGAGAAAATTCAAAAAGCTATTAGGAGGGAAGGTCTTTCAGCGCTGCTTATGGCGCTGATCATAGCGTTTGGCCTGAGCTTGATGAGCCCGGTCAGCGTTTCAGCCACCGACTTTGGCGACAAGAAGGTTGAGGAGCCGGAGCGGATACTGACAATTGTTTTTGATCCGCAAGGCGGAGAATTTGAGGAGGGCGGAGCTGTGACCGCCAGGGAAGTTACGCTTCCTGCCTCGTATCTCGATGAAGAATCCGACCGTTATTACGCTTCAGCCGAAGATCTTCCGGCCCTGAACGATCGTTCCGGTTACACCTTTACAGGCTGGTACCTTGATGGGGACAAGCTGGAGGAAGGCGACCGCATTTTTGATGAGGTCACATTTGAAGCGCAGTGGAACGAGCTCAGCACGGAAGAAGCTTTCGCAGGGAACAGTCCTGCGAATAAATTTGGCGATGACAAAGATTTTACCCAGCCGGGAGAGGAAGTCATCCTTCTTTTTGATCCGAAAGGCGGTGTGTTTGAAGACGGCACGATAGAGAGCAAGGAAATTACGGCTGAAGCCAGTGATCAAGATGGCGACTATTATTACTACACAGTCCGGGCTGAGGATTTTCCAAATCTGCAAAACCGTCCCGGTTGCATTTTCGAAGGCTGGTACATGGCTGAGCAGAAGTTGGAGGTCGGTGACCGCGTTTATTTAGCGCTTCTTCAATTTGATGCCAAATGGAAAGGGAAGAACGAGGCGTCTGTCGATGAAGACGTGAAAGAGTTTTTTAGCGGGACACTTCCGGATATCAGGTTTGGCGGGGCAGAGGGTGAAGCACCCGGATTATCCGTGAAGGCCTTGGCTGCCGGCGATA harbors:
- a CDS encoding tyrosine-type recombinase/integrase produces the protein MSKFGENIYERKDGRWVCRVLKPDGKHRYLYGQSYDEVQNKKEKLMKAFLSLPETSPNSRHPLSCLLKKWLNDDVRERVKPTTYDSYYYCMATYVIPFFDSLEIGGGAISEGHIKYFISYISRNQHLSETYKRKVLSIFKTALKKIFKNAENYRSIMEAFHLPKSKSVPVAVFSMKEQRLIEAEIMRDNDIRSVGILLCFYTGIRLGELCALSWKDVDLDAKTLLINGTVSRIKKKNTQHGKTQLSITTPKSRSSMRKIPIPNFLIQKMRSLESSQSKEDSYIFSNKKGPTDPRTYQRVYKRLLDKAKITPRKFHAIRHTFATRALEMSVDIKTLSELLGHSSVTVTLNTYAHSLMEQKIIAIDKMNSFYEKQWISAM
- a CDS encoding heavy metal translocating P-type ATPase, with amino-acid sequence MDTAIIRKEFILEGLCCGNCAAKIEQEVGNLEGVSSATVDFVSKTFTMEIADGEKVNSLVAQADSIVKLHDPDIMMNEKETLQPGKKVIYLFGLCCADCAQKIEKQVNLIDGVKTAVLDFVSQKLTIEALNQKDLPGIIRQASQIALEIEPDIQISYTNKKNDQEASRFWKKWAYRIGLGTGAAIFAAGMLFDFGTPAEFILFFLSYLLIGGEVIYRALKNISKGQVFDENFLMSVATIGAFAIGEYPEGVAVMLFYQIGEAFQQLAVNRSRKSISSLMDIRPDFANLQIGNELRKVTPEEVGIGDVIIVKPGEKVPLDGRVLDGRSALDLSALTGESLPRDVEPGSEVLSGSINKNGLLTIEVSKEFGESTISKILDLVQNASSKKAPTENFITKFARYYTPFVVFAALALAVIPPLLIAEATFADWINRALVFLVVSCPCALVISIPLSFFGGIGGASKNGILIKGSNYLEALNNVDTVVFDKTGTLTKGVFNVAQITAAGGWSQDDLLFYAAHAEGYSNHPIALSIQKAYGQEIDTRKLSEHEELSGLGIRVKVDGKTVLAGNSKLLDAENIPCQKEDTSGTVVYLAVDGVFAGTIVISDEIKPDSKQAIKDLRSIGVRSLVMLTGDSKTVGEKIAGEIGLDAVYADLLPHQKVEQLENLEKEKPAKGKLVFVGDGVNDAPVLARSDIGIAMGGLGSDAAIEAADVVLMTDEPSKLVSAIRIAHKTRGIVWQNILFALGVKAVILVLGALGIATMWEAVFGDVGVAIIAILNAMRAMRVVE
- a CDS encoding ArsR/SmtB family transcription factor; this encodes MCAYTTDMDRMDRCDCNTIHQAVVSEVREHMPDENNLIDLADLFKVFGDSTRVKILCALFRAEMCVCDIAVLLGMTKSSISHQLRVLRQSKLVKNRKDGKVVYYSLADEHVKNIFDQGLIHVLED